TCTGCGCTATGGCACCGCCCGCCCGATCCCGTCCGAGCAATTGAGCGCGCTCGTCTCGGCATTGGCGGCGGAGATCAATGCGGGGGCGCAGGCCGCGGCGGTGGATATCGAACCCGCTGCGGCCGAGGCCATGCGCCGGGCGATGGCGGGCTACGACCGCGCGTTGGCACTCCATGACGAGGCGCATCTCACCGAAATGTGGCACCGTGAGCTGGCCGCCATCGTCCAGCATGATCGCAGCGCGCCGGCGGTCGCAGGCCTCGCGCTGCGATTGCTGCACGACGGGCAAGTGTGGGAGGTCGAGCGCATCGCGGCCGGTTTTTCCCGGGCGCTTACCCCGCCCGCACCTCCGGCGGCGGCGGGTGCGTTCGTCGAAAGCTTTCTGGCGGGCGGCGCGGAGGTGCTGATCCAAGATCGCCCCCTGCTCGCCGCGCTCGACACGTGGCTGGCCGAGCTCGATTCCGAGAGCTTCATCGAGTTGCTGCCGATGCTTCGGCGCGGGTTCAGCGGCTTTGCCGAGACAGGGCGCCAACGCATCATCGGGATCATCGGCAGCGGCACAGTCGCCGCAGCCAGCGGCCCCGGCGCGCAGGACAACGATGCTTCGCCCGCCTTCATCGCCGAAGCGCTGCCGCTGCTGCGCACCATCATGGGGATCACGCCATGACCGACACACCCGAGCGTCTGCGCCGCTGGCGGCTTGCCATGGGCGGCAATGACGACGCTGACCTCAGCGAGACCGATAACCGGATCGACCGCGCGCTCACCGCGCTATACGCGTCCACGGGCGAGCCCGGACGACGCAAAGGCGGGCTCGGTGCCTCAGCCCCGCGGGTGGCGCGCTGGCTCGGCGATATTCGCGAATTCTTCCCCTCGCCGGTGGTCCAGGTGATCCAGCGTGACGCCTTCGAACGGCTCAACTTGAAGGCGATGCTGCTCGAACCCGAGTTCCTCGAAACGCTCGAGGCCGATGTCCACCTCGTCGCCGATCTCATCACCCTGCGCGGGGCGATGCCCGAGAAGTCCCGCGCGACCGCGCGGATGGTGGTGGCGCAGGTGGTCGGCGAACTGATGAAGCGCCTCGCGCACAAAACCACCGAGACCATTCGGGGCGCGATCAACCGCAACCAGCGAACCCGCCGCCCGCGTCATGCCGATATCGACTGGCCGCGCACGATCCGCGCCAACCTGCAGCACTGGCAGGAAGACTATCAGACTGTGATCCCCGAAGTGCTGGTCGGCCACGCGCGCAAGAGCAAGGCCAAGGCCGATCTCGACCATGTGATCATGTGCGTCGACCAATCGGGTTCGATGGCGAGTTCGGTGGTCTACGCCTCGATCTTCTCCGCGGTGATGGCCTCGCTACCAGTGCTCGACACCAAGCTGGTGTGCTTCGATACCACGATCATCGACCTGTCTGATCAACTTGCTGATCCAGTCGAAGTGCTGTTCGGCGTGCAGCTGGGCGGCGGGACCGATATCAATGCGGCGCTGGCCTATTGCGAGGGGCTGATCGGTCAACCGGCCAAAACGCATCTGGTGCTGGTCAGCGACCTCTACGAAGGCGGGAATGCCCAGCAGATGCTGGCGCGGGCAGCGGCGCTCGTCAGCAGCGGCGTCAATCTCATTGCGCTGCTGGCGCTGTCTGATGACGGGCGGCCCGCCTATGATCAGGCCCATGCCCAGGCCTTAGCTGCGCTCGGCTGCCCCGTGTTTGCTTGTACGCCCGACCAGTTCCCCGATCTGATGGCTACTGCCCTTTCGCGGCAGGACACCGCCGCATGGGCCAGCCGGCAAGGGATAAACCTAATCCGGCCGGCCTGATGTCAGTTTTCGCGGCAGAGGCTTTAAGCGTCAGCACGCACCGGTCGGACTCCCAGCTTTACCCCGCTCGGCATAAGCCCCGCTCCATGCCCCTGATTGTGGGGGCACGGCCTGAAACAGCGCGAAACACGCGGCATCAAAATCCAAGCAAGAATGGCAGAATTCTGCGGTTTTTTCAAGATTTTTGATGCCACTCCCGCAGGAGTTTTGGTGCCAGAAGAGAAAACAATAATAACAAGTAATAAATTGTTATTATTTTTCAATGTAGATTTGGTTTTTATCGGTGGCACAAGTGCTGGCATCACCAAATGAGGATTTTAGTGGTTCGTGTTCTCTTATCTATTCGAGCCACATGATTTCTTTAGGTTCCGATTCGTCTTACTGCAACCCATTCGGTTCCGTTTCATTTGAGCCGGTGGTGATGAAAGGGCTAAGTTGCATGTCTGAATGCTAAGGCTTCGACCCGAATGGCACGACCCCTTGGATTGTGCTTCGGCGGCGATCTGGCAGGTACTGCTTGCAGTGGGTCCAGCTGGAGCGTGAGCTTGATGCTGGACCGTCCTGACTTTAGCCAAAGGCCGCCGCCCAGATCCAAGTGGCCGCATTGCCTATGTTCGGGTAGCATCGCGCCACAATACATTCCTGCGCTACAGACCTAGCGCCTGGTGGCAGCCGTTTCAGTTTCAGGCTTTTCCATGATCATTCTCCAGCACCACGACGGCCACCTGAATAAGGTCTGTCGGCCTGAAGATTGAACATTCTGCGACGCTCATCGACCTAGTCCTGGCCGTGCGCACCTGATTCGATAAGTCCTGAGTTCTGCCAAAAGCGGTCGCCCGCACGAGACGCAGCGGACCAACCTGCAAGTAAAGTATTGCTTCTACATCGAATTGGTGAGACGATGAGATTAAATTCGGGGGGAGGTCGGCAATTGAGTAGGCGACTAAGTAGGGGCGACACCGTTCTCGTTCTAAGGGGCGACTGGAACGCACAGAGCAAATATATCCGATGGTTTCCAGACGACCCCTGCCTCGACCGTGGGACCGACCTGAGCATGCTCCGGTCACGCCTCGGAAACCCGGTGAACGTCGGCACGATCAACGACTGCAAGTATGGCGCTCCTTATGAGGTGACACGATGCACAGTGGTCTGAAAAGGCACGGCCTGATTGCAGCATCGGCAGCAACTGCGGTTGCGCTGCTCGGCGGTTGCGCTCGCCCCGAGACTTACCGCTGGAGCAATCGGGAGGCGCCAATCTTCAGTGGAACGCCGACGGCACCAACCGACTCCTCATTTGGGAGTTGGCGCACCCCCGCCGTCTCGGTCTACAGCTTCGCCACCCCGTCACCGAACACGCCCGATGCCACTCTGCGAGATCTCTCCGATCGAGGTCAGGCGGCCTTGATAAAGGCGATGACGGCAGCCGGCGCGGATCCTGCGGCCATACGTGACGCGCTGCTCAAGACGCCGAAGCCGAAGAGCGAGGCAACGGAGGACGTGCTAACAGTGGAGGGCACATATAAGCGCACGCTCGTCGCGAACGTCACAAAGGGTTGGGATGCTGTTCCGGGCGAACGGCTGGTTTGGACATGGATCGACGTGCGGCCGCTCAACTTCTCGTTCGATGGCTACACCGTCCTTGCGACCGACAACCAGTTGCTGAACATCGCGCAGATTACGAACGCGACCACGGCTTCTGCAAACGCCTCGCTCGGAAAAACCGGATCAGAGACGACTGCAACGACCACGGCAGGATCGCCGATCTCCAAGGTCCTAACGGACGTTGCCGGGTCGACCGCCGGAATTGGCGGGTCACTGAGCAACACCTACACCACGACCGCATCGATTAATCAGCAATACCTAAAGCTGAGCGCGGACATCGTTCCCGGCGAGCTCAGGATCTTCCGCGAGAGCGAACGCAATCTGGATGTCGCGGGCAACACGTTGATCGCACTGACGCTCAAGCTCGACCCGTCAAAATGGACCGGCGTCGGCATGGAGACGTCCCTCCGCGTCTTGAAACAGGACCTTGCAAAGCCGGATGGCACTCTCGGCGAGCCCGCGGATGTCACCTTGGAGCTTGCCCAGAACGAGGCGCCGCCCAGATGTGCGCTACAGGCCTTGGTCACTCTGCACTACCAGACGCGTCGGCCCCGAAATGGACGAAGCTACGTCGAAGGTCAGCAGACAGTCACATATGCGCGAGCGTCAACGGAACCGATGGTCGTCGATATCGTCCCTGCTGACGAGGCTCGGAAACCGGCCTGGCGCGTCTACGCCAAAGCTGAGCCCACCATCGCTCTTCACGCATCCGGACCTTTCGAGAACAACCTGCCGATCGACTTCGCGACTTATGAACAGGCCCGCAACTTCGTGATTTGGCTGACGCGTATGGGATCGAAGATGCTAGGCAAGGACGAGCCCGCGATCGGCAAATCGGGACTTCGCCTCACGAGCGGTATCACTGACCAGCCGCTGTTCACTGGCGATTATTTCGTTAGGAAGGTGGCTGACCCGGGCGACTTGGCCATGCAATGCGCCGGGATGCGGACCCGGGCCCTGCCGCCAGTTTCGGCACCAGCGGATGCGGCAGGCCAGGTAGGACCAAAGTGAGTGGAACCGCCGTCAGCGGTTCAACATGAAACCGGCATATACGAACTAGCTTAGTCTCGGCTCCATCACTGCGCACTTCGCGGCGGAGACATAGCGATGCGGCTCGACCTAGAAGGTGAGGCTGGTCTCCCCTAGGATCGGCTTACAGGGAGGTGCGTTCAGTACATCCAAGGGGCTCTTGATAACGGGGCACACAGCAACACCTGACGACCCGGCGCGCGGAAACAGCTTAACGACCCGCTCATCATTTGAACGAATTGGGCTTTGAGACCGCTCCAACGTAATGACGAGGGTCTGGGTCGGATCCAATTCCGCTTCTAGGGTTATGACGCTGTCGGCTGATCCGACGATCGGCAGCTTCAAGCCCGTCGCGGGAAACACCAGAACCCCTTCTATGCCAACGGTCCGCCCGGCCCCGTCACGGTCTTCCTTCAAGATCGTAAGTTCGGCGTAGCGACCCGCGACTGGACCTCGCCAAGTTCCGACGTATCGATCGATCGGGTCGATGTAGAGCCATCGGTAGAGCTGGTCTGGCGAGATCAGAGCGGCCGCCAGGTATCCACCGATGGCGGTTATGACGCCGACGGCAATGGTTTTCCCGATGTCGCTTGAAAGGGCGGCTGAAAGACGAGCTGTCCAAGAGCTCAGAAGTTTCGTGTCAGGGACATGAGATGATGCCGTTGGTTCAGTCATTTTCAGGCTCCGCGCAGAGGTATGAAACTATCTTTCCATTCGTGGCAGACACCGAACGCTGACCCGCAACCTTTATGAATGCCGAGGGGCCGCCATCGAAAGCGAGTAACCAGTCGACCTTGCGCGGCGTGAGCGCTCCGACATCAACTGCGAACTGACGAAGGGTTACAGCGGACATACCTCCTCGGCTGCCGTTGAATGCCATCACCATGAAAATCTGCCCATCGACATACTTGCCGAGCGCTATCCGGTTCGCCTTGCCCTTCTTGAATGTCCCATCGATCTTGCCATCGAAGATCAGAATTGGCTGCGAGTAGATCTGGCTCGTCAAGGGCGACGCAGGTTGGACGGCGCTCCGGCGAACGAGGCTGGCCTGCGATCCGCGGATGTCTAAGACACCGCCATCCATGCGTGTAGTATGGGGGCTGACCTGTCGACCGTCGATGACGATCAGGCCTTCTGGGGCCGCCCGGCTCTTCAACGAATAGCCGCCGGTCATCGCGATCCCGGCGCACTGCACGTTCGTGTCCGCGTCTTGGACGTTGAATGGTCGAGGCACGCGTATTTTAAGGCGGAAGTTGTGCGGCACGTCCACCCACACGTAACCGATATCACGCACCTCCCTCGCGGAAATCTTCGGCACTGCTGGTTGGGAAGTCGACACCGACTCTGCTCGCACTCCTGTGAGCGTCAGCATTGCCGCGATGAATAACAGAATGGATCGAAGGTCTTGACTAGCCATGTTCGGGCCCCTTCGGACACGACAATAACTCAGGGCAGGTTAGACTGCCACATATTTGGCTCCGCTGTGGCAGTCTCGCCTGGACGAAGCTCAATGCGCCGCAAAGACTTGCAGCCCGCCCCAAAGTTTCTTTCCTCAGATAATGGTCTTGCCCACATTCCTTTAGCTCGACTTCTTTCAATGAAGGCTGGTGCGAGCTCGACTAGGCGGCTAACCTTGTGAGATGAGCAAGACCCCGCCAAAGTCGACGACGACTACGATCCGAGACTCAAAATCGGGTCGGCTGGTGACTGTCAAAGGTCTGGGTGCCCTCAAAGGGAAAATGAAAATCAGCAAGAACGTTGATCTTACGAAACCAATCTCCGGCCCAGCTTCAAGCGGTAAGTGGTCGTTAAAGGGCGGCAGTCGCTCTGCCGGGGAGTCGATCCACGGCAAAGGTGCGAACCGCACTTCTGCAAAGTGCTAATTTTGGCGGGCATTTTACTCGACACGCACGCCTTATTCTAGCTTGTGAGCGGGGAGGCCAACCTTCCTGAAGAGGCGTTGGTTGCGATCGGCGAAAATCAGCAAGCTGGCACGTTACATGTCTCGCCAACCACTTGCTGGGAGTTATCAGTCGCGACTCAGAAGGGTCGTGTGGCAGGCCGCCCACATTTGGGCGAGCAACCAGTGGCACGATGGTTCCGCGAAGCGATATCGGTGACTGAGGCCAAGATCATCCCAATCAAGCAACGGATTTCTTGCGAGGCAGCACAGGTTGTTGTCACAACCGGCCACAAAGACCCAGGAGATTGCTTCCTTATGGCGACCGCGCGCGTTAGCAAGCTATCGCTTGTAACGCGCGACGGCATAATAAGGCAGATCGCAGGCGCCGATCCGAACTACCTCGACATCGTGGTATGCTGACCTAACCGCTCGCTGCGCTCGCCAAGATCGGCAACCTCGAAGACGTGAATTTCACTTCGAGGCGCTCAACCAGTGCATTCGGGCAACGACAGGAGATTGTCGTTCCACTTGCCGTCAGCATAGGTCCGGAGATACTTGCCGTTCGGTCCATTGACGACGCCGATGTTGCCGCGATTGCCCGCAACCTTCGTGTAAAAGGTATTGGTCTTGGCTTCGATGGAGTCGATGACTTGCTTGCGCGTCCAGCGCCAGCCTGAACCGCCTAGGTGGGTGATGCCTTCGTGGGTGTTGTCGCGGGGCTGCTTGTTAATGCAGGTGACTTGAACGTCAGCCATTTGAGAGGGTACCTTTCTGATTTTTAGGAATTTGGGCCGTCACGGCCATCGGGTTCTTTGGCGACACCTTTGAACGGCGTCCCACCATTCTTGACGCTCATAAACTCGCCGGTGCGTTCGTTGCGCTTCTGGTAGTTGCCATCAGGGCGCTGGAACTGGGTGCGGCCGGTGACTGCGCCGCGGCGAAAGTTGTTTCCGGTATTCTTGGCCATGAAAACTCCTGTGACCTTAGCTGAATGAGTAACGCTTCCACGGGATCGCACTGATCGGCATCCGGGCTAGGAAGTTGGCGATGTCGCGGCGGCCAAAATAGGTGGGGCGCCCCCGCGAGTCTTGCGACATCAGGACAATCGGCATGCCAGGGAAATAGCGACCGAAGCTTCGCGTCGCTCTCTCCGCCTCATGCTGACTCTCTGTGATATGACGCTTCACCACCACGACCGCGAAGGTCTGGCCTTGTTCCTTAATTACAGCACCTTCGATCTGCATGGCAGCTCCTTTCTACGGGGGCCTCGGTGAAATCCCTTGGCACGAATCGCTATATGCCAAGGATCCAAAATGACGTCAATGCAAACATGCTGTATGTTTGCTAAGCAAACTAATGTTTGTGATGTTGACACTCTCGGTGTTGAGCGACTAAGGCGAAGGAATGGATGAACGCGCAATCTATGACGCGCTTGGCGAAGCGATGCTGGTTCGGCGGAAGCGCCTCAAACTGACCCAGGCACAAGTCGCCAAGAAAATAGGTGTTTCGCGAGAGTCAGTTGCCAATATGGAGGCGGGGCGCCAGCGAGTGTTGCTTCATCATGTCTACGGATTGATGCAGGCGCTTGAGCTGAAGGCGATCACGGATCTCATCCCGGCAAATTTGCCAAAAGCTTTGGGCGAAACTGCAATGGTGCTTGAGGTGTCCGGCGACCCTGTTTCCGATACACAAAAATCAGAAATCGAACGTCTTCTTAGCCAAGCGCTTGGCGACCGATCTGCGAGCGTGTCGCCGTGACTTCATTCAAGCAAACTGCTCGCGAATATGCAAAGGCAGTCCTCGCTGAATTTGGGGTGGAGAATGCCCCGGTCCCCGTCGAGAGGATCATAAAGCGTCGTAATATCAAGGTTCAATTCTCGCCGCTCGACAAAGAGCTGTCAGGCATGGCGCTCATCAAGGATGGTGTTGCAATCATTGGAGTGAATGCCCTTCACCATCCGAACCGCCAACGCTTTACAATGGCGCACGAGCTCGGCCACCATGTGATGCACCGCGAAGCGATCACCGGAACTGTGCACGTGGATAAAGGGTTCGCCATGATCCTGATGCGTGATGATTTGGCCTCGCAGGGCACCGACCGCATGGAAATCCAAGCCAATGCATTCGCTTCTGAACTCCTGATGCCAGAATCGATCTTGGAGAAAATGCTCGACGTCAGCTCGGTCGATCTTGACGACACAGAATCACTTCAAGCCATTGCAAGGAAATTCAAGGTTAGTTTATCTGCGCTACAGTATCGGCTTATGGCATTCACGTAAGCGAAGGAGTCCCCGGTGGGTTTTGTTTTTTACGACACCGAAACCACCGGAACAGATAGATTCTTCGATCAGATTCTTCAGTTCGCTGCCATCAAGACGGACGAGAATTTGAATGAACTTGATCGATTTGAGATACGCTGTCGCTTGCTTCCCCACATTGTCATGGCTCCAGGGGCGATGCTCGTTACGGGCGT
This DNA window, taken from Porphyrobacter sp. ULC335, encodes the following:
- a CDS encoding DUF3892 domain-containing protein produces the protein MADVQVTCINKQPRDNTHEGITHLGGSGWRWTRKQVIDSIEAKTNTFYTKVAGNRGNIGVVNGPNGKYLRTYADGKWNDNLLSLPECTG
- a CDS encoding VWA domain-containing protein; its protein translation is MTDTPERLRRWRLAMGGNDDADLSETDNRIDRALTALYASTGEPGRRKGGLGASAPRVARWLGDIREFFPSPVVQVIQRDAFERLNLKAMLLEPEFLETLEADVHLVADLITLRGAMPEKSRATARMVVAQVVGELMKRLAHKTTETIRGAINRNQRTRRPRHADIDWPRTIRANLQHWQEDYQTVIPEVLVGHARKSKAKADLDHVIMCVDQSGSMASSVVYASIFSAVMASLPVLDTKLVCFDTTIIDLSDQLADPVEVLFGVQLGGGTDINAALAYCEGLIGQPAKTHLVLVSDLYEGGNAQQMLARAAALVSSGVNLIALLALSDDGRPAYDQAHAQALAALGCPVFACTPDQFPDLMATALSRQDTAAWASRQGINLIRPA
- a CDS encoding helix-turn-helix transcriptional regulator, producing MDERAIYDALGEAMLVRRKRLKLTQAQVAKKIGVSRESVANMEAGRQRVLLHHVYGLMQALELKAITDLIPANLPKALGETAMVLEVSGDPVSDTQKSEIERLLSQALGDRSASVSP
- a CDS encoding PIN domain-containing protein, yielding MSGEANLPEEALVAIGENQQAGTLHVSPTTCWELSVATQKGRVAGRPHLGEQPVARWFREAISVTEAKIIPIKQRISCEAAQVVVTTGHKDPGDCFLMATARVSKLSLVTRDGIIRQIAGADPNYLDIVVC
- a CDS encoding ImmA/IrrE family metallo-endopeptidase yields the protein MTSFKQTAREYAKAVLAEFGVENAPVPVERIIKRRNIKVQFSPLDKELSGMALIKDGVAIIGVNALHHPNRQRFTMAHELGHHVMHREAITGTVHVDKGFAMILMRDDLASQGTDRMEIQANAFASELLMPESILEKMLDVSSVDLDDTESLQAIARKFKVSLSALQYRLMAFT
- a CDS encoding phosphodiester glycosidase family protein, whose translation is MASQDLRSILLFIAAMLTLTGVRAESVSTSQPAVPKISAREVRDIGYVWVDVPHNFRLKIRVPRPFNVQDADTNVQCAGIAMTGGYSLKSRAAPEGLIVIDGRQVSPHTTRMDGGVLDIRGSQASLVRRSAVQPASPLTSQIYSQPILIFDGKIDGTFKKGKANRIALGKYVDGQIFMVMAFNGSRGGMSAVTLRQFAVDVGALTPRKVDWLLAFDGGPSAFIKVAGQRSVSATNGKIVSYLCAEPEND